One genomic segment of Desulfovibrio sp. JC010 includes these proteins:
- a CDS encoding Na(+)/H(+) antiporter subunit D, with product MTINGFLHPALAFIALAMALPFFRGRNWKWLLLIPPVIAIAVVFTATLGNFGVIPYLGNVLVLGRVDKLSLVFANVFAIQSLIGMIYALHMDDKAHHASAALYVAGSFGCVFAGDYLSLFIFWELMAVASTFLVWLHRTKTSSAAGFRYFLFHVLGGLFLLGGLLLRYSEIGTFAFLPVDPQGMEYYDWLILIGFCVNAAVVPLHAWLPDAYPEATIPGAVFMCAFTTKTAVYVLARGFSGVYALAVAGTFMAVYGVLYASMENNARRILSYHIVSQVGYMVAGIGIGTAMCINGAVAHAYAHILYKGLLFMSVGTILFAVGTADLDRLGGLVGKMPVVMLLYMVGAVSISGMPLFNGFVSKTMTITGAAESHHTLLAVGLEIAAVGTFLSVGIKLPYFAFWNKPAKTDIKLNPIPTNMYVAMGIAAFLCFAQGVYPQMLYKLLPFPVEYHPYTPWHLLQASMLLAFTGAGFWIMRKVIVPHHGRNLDFDKLYRFIGNMGLLLVCRPIAYVDSVWTTVYRIIGLKWLMDSAAGSSWFDRKGIDTVVDGTAYTVRNVGKTGAKMQTGRLQDYLGLAVFIALCVYGLVWYFG from the coding sequence ATGACCATTAATGGTTTTCTCCATCCGGCACTGGCTTTTATCGCTCTGGCAATGGCTTTGCCGTTCTTCCGGGGCAGGAATTGGAAATGGCTGCTGCTTATACCGCCCGTGATCGCCATCGCGGTGGTCTTTACCGCCACATTGGGTAATTTCGGGGTTATTCCTTATCTCGGCAATGTGCTGGTACTGGGCAGGGTGGACAAGCTTTCGCTGGTTTTTGCCAACGTCTTTGCCATTCAATCGCTGATCGGCATGATCTATGCTCTGCATATGGATGATAAAGCCCACCATGCCTCGGCAGCCCTGTACGTTGCCGGATCATTCGGTTGTGTCTTTGCAGGTGATTATCTTTCCCTGTTCATTTTCTGGGAACTCATGGCTGTGGCTTCCACCTTTCTGGTCTGGCTGCACCGCACCAAGACTTCCAGCGCGGCTGGCTTCAGGTACTTCCTGTTCCATGTGCTGGGCGGGCTGTTCCTGCTCGGCGGATTGCTGCTCCGTTATTCTGAAATAGGTACCTTCGCCTTTCTGCCTGTGGACCCGCAGGGCATGGAATATTACGATTGGCTGATCCTGATCGGCTTCTGCGTCAACGCCGCTGTTGTGCCCCTGCACGCATGGCTGCCTGATGCCTATCCCGAAGCAACCATCCCCGGCGCGGTTTTTATGTGTGCCTTCACCACCAAGACTGCGGTTTACGTGTTGGCCCGCGGATTCTCCGGAGTCTATGCGCTGGCGGTAGCCGGAACATTCATGGCGGTCTACGGCGTGCTGTACGCGTCCATGGAGAACAACGCGCGCAGGATTCTTTCCTACCACATTGTTTCACAGGTAGGTTATATGGTCGCGGGCATCGGAATCGGCACGGCCATGTGCATCAACGGTGCGGTGGCCCATGCCTATGCCCACATCCTTTATAAAGGTTTGCTCTTCATGAGTGTGGGCACAATCCTTTTCGCGGTGGGCACTGCCGATCTGGACCGCCTCGGCGGATTGGTCGGGAAGATGCCTGTGGTCATGCTGCTTTATATGGTCGGGGCGGTTTCCATTTCCGGTATGCCGCTTTTCAACGGATTTGTATCCAAGACCATGACCATTACCGGGGCAGCGGAATCACACCATACCCTCTTGGCGGTGGGGCTTGAAATTGCCGCAGTGGGTACGTTCCTCTCGGTTGGCATCAAGCTTCCGTACTTTGCCTTTTGGAATAAACCCGCAAAGACGGATATCAAGCTTAATCCAATTCCCACTAACATGTACGTGGCCATGGGCATCGCGGCCTTCCTCTGCTTTGCGCAGGGTGTTTATCCGCAGATGCTTTACAAGCTGCTGCCCTTCCCGGTGGAATATCATCCCTACACCCCGTGGCACCTCTTGCAGGCTTCCATGCTGCTGGCCTTCACTGGGGCGGGATTCTGGATCATGCGCAAGGTTATCGTTCCGCATCACGGACGCAACCTCGATTTTGACAAGCTCTACCGCTTCATCGGCAACATGGGGCTGCTGCTGGTCTGCCGTCCCATTGCTTACGTGGATTCAGTCTGGACCACGGTTTACCGGATAATCGGCCTGAAGTGGCTCATGGATTCCGCTGCCGGGTCATCATGGTTTGACCGCAAAGGCATTGATACCGTGGTCGACGGCACTGCCTACACCGTGCGTAATGTCGGTAAGACGGGCGCGAAAATGCAGACCGGACGTTTGCAGGATTATTTAGGCTTGGCAGTGTTTATCGCTTTATGTGTCTACGGCCTTGTCTGGTATTTTGGATAG
- a CDS encoding NuoM family protein, producing MQEVAYPVLTVLVFFPLVAAVGLFFLKGDDKIRAYTLGVSIVELALSYPLFTGFKLESAAFQFVERMDWVKQWGVEYYLGTDGISFLMVVLTIAVLPLCVLCSWTYIQTRVKEFHFCLLFMTAACVGVFTALDLVLFYVFWEAMLVPMYLLIAVWGGPEKRYASLKFFLYTLAGSALLLVAIVAFRIAGGTFAIPELMEQNFAFSFQFWAFLALALAFAIKVPMFPFHTWLPAAHVQAPTAGSVILASVLLKMGTYGFLRFNLPLTPAASEYFAPFMIAISIAGILYGGIVALGQNDIKKVIAYSSVGHMGFVTLGIFLFNQRGLEGALFQMLNHGITTGGLFMMIGAVYERSHSRELDDNLGLGKYMPAYMFFWGLFALSSFGFPGTNSFVGEILVFVGAFEQNPWIGALMVPGAMVAAAYMLRISLKLAWGRPTSWKEWPDLNLREWSYLVVPAVFVLYIGLAPGLCFKVMDASLLKLEKDVKEGAKIVAMEKDNPAEVAFNSLKGIIK from the coding sequence ATGCAAGAAGTAGCTTATCCGGTTTTAACGGTCCTTGTTTTCTTTCCGCTTGTGGCGGCTGTCGGGCTTTTCTTCCTGAAAGGCGATGACAAAATCCGGGCTTATACGTTGGGCGTGTCCATTGTTGAACTGGCACTGTCGTATCCGCTCTTTACCGGATTCAAGCTTGAATCCGCAGCTTTCCAGTTTGTGGAGCGCATGGACTGGGTCAAACAGTGGGGCGTGGAATATTATCTCGGCACTGACGGCATCAGCTTTCTCATGGTGGTGCTGACTATTGCCGTGCTGCCGCTCTGTGTACTCTGTTCGTGGACTTACATTCAAACAAGGGTCAAGGAATTCCACTTCTGTCTGCTGTTCATGACCGCAGCCTGTGTGGGAGTCTTCACCGCCCTTGATCTGGTTCTCTTTTATGTGTTCTGGGAAGCCATGCTGGTGCCCATGTACCTGCTTATCGCAGTCTGGGGCGGGCCGGAAAAGCGTTATGCCTCGCTGAAGTTCTTCCTTTATACCTTGGCCGGATCGGCACTGCTGCTGGTGGCAATTGTCGCCTTCAGGATTGCGGGCGGAACCTTTGCCATCCCGGAACTTATGGAACAGAATTTTGCCTTCAGCTTCCAGTTCTGGGCATTTCTCGCGCTGGCTTTGGCCTTTGCCATCAAGGTGCCTATGTTTCCATTCCACACCTGGCTTCCAGCCGCTCATGTGCAGGCTCCCACAGCCGGGTCGGTCATTCTGGCCTCTGTGCTTTTGAAGATGGGAACTTATGGCTTCCTGCGCTTTAACCTGCCGCTGACCCCTGCGGCCAGTGAATACTTTGCCCCGTTCATGATTGCCATTTCCATAGCCGGAATTCTTTACGGCGGCATTGTGGCCCTCGGGCAGAATGATATTAAAAAAGTTATCGCCTACTCATCCGTAGGGCATATGGGATTTGTCACGCTGGGCATATTCCTTTTCAATCAGCGCGGGCTGGAAGGCGCGCTCTTTCAGATGCTTAACCACGGCATCACCACCGGCGGCCTGTTTATGATGATCGGTGCCGTCTACGAGCGCAGCCACAGCCGCGAGCTTGATGACAACCTCGGACTCGGCAAATACATGCCCGCTTACATGTTCTTCTGGGGACTTTTCGCGCTGTCTTCTTTCGGCTTCCCCGGGACGAACAGTTTTGTGGGCGAGATTCTCGTTTTTGTGGGTGCCTTTGAACAGAATCCGTGGATCGGCGCACTCATGGTGCCCGGAGCCATGGTCGCAGCGGCTTACATGCTCCGTATTTCCCTCAAGCTGGCCTGGGGCCGCCCGACTTCTTGGAAGGAATGGCCTGACCTCAATCTGCGTGAATGGTCCTATCTGGTTGTTCCGGCGGTTTTCGTACTTTACATCGGCCTTGCGCCGGGACTTTGTTTCAAGGTCATGGACGCTTCGCTGCTCAAGCTGGAAAAGGACGTGAAGGAAGGGGCGAAGATTGTGGCTATGGAAAAGGATAATCCCGCGGAAGTGGCATTTAATTCCCTCAAGGGAATCATCAAGTAA
- a CDS encoding NADH-quinone oxidoreductase subunit J — MMETLAKVAFAVYTLLILGGGCIAVGAHSLVRAMVGLIASLLGVAGMYMLMAAPFMAFMQILIYVGAVCVLIFFAIMLTQADDHGVEAGSRRPGKSALAALTFITPVFLIGFILIKFQPASINIPVEVPLTQIGKGLLEDYPVAFELISVVLLAAMAGAVLLAFEQKGKKRGNVS; from the coding sequence ATGATGGAAACACTCGCTAAAGTCGCTTTTGCTGTCTACACGCTGCTGATTTTGGGCGGCGGGTGCATAGCCGTGGGCGCACACAGTCTGGTCCGGGCCATGGTAGGGTTGATCGCGTCCCTGCTGGGTGTGGCCGGAATGTACATGCTCATGGCTGCTCCGTTCATGGCTTTTATGCAGATCCTTATCTACGTGGGGGCGGTCTGTGTGCTTATCTTTTTCGCCATCATGCTCACTCAGGCTGATGACCACGGCGTGGAAGCCGGAAGCCGCAGGCCGGGTAAGTCCGCACTGGCGGCCCTGACTTTTATCACTCCGGTATTCCTGATCGGATTCATCCTGATCAAGTTTCAGCCTGCTTCCATCAATATTCCGGTTGAGGTCCCGCTGACCCAGATCGGTAAGGGGCTGCTGGAAGATTATCCGGTGGCCTTTGAGCTTATTTCGGTGGTCCTGCTGGCTGCCATGGCCGGGGCGGTGCTGCTGGCCTTTGAGCAGAAAGGAAAGAAAAGGGGGAATGTATCATGA
- a CDS encoding monovalent cation/H+ antiporter subunit D family protein, translating to MTVSTEFITSARILIPLGITLVAPFFIWFFRENINRREAVSIWAGILTFLSVASMVPDVLEGRIVEYTLFTLFPGVNVSFAADGLAFIFALIASFLWVFATSYNIGYMRTLNEHAQTRYYFCFAVAIFGAVGVAFSANIFTLYLFYEIISVFTYPLVAHHQDDVSFNGARKYMVYLMGTSKLFLLPAMVMTYVLCGTLDFHLGDVAQGIFPADADPVLVTITYILYIAGLAKAALMPFHNWLPSAMVAPTPVSALLHAVAVVKAGVFSVSRVILSGFGVDLMDKLGLGLPTAYLAAFTIVTASLIALTKDDIKARLAYSTVSQLSYIIIGVAMLTPEAVQGGLMHIAHHAFSKITLFFGAGAIYVATHLKKISLMDGLGRRMPWTFGAFAIASLSMIGVPPVCGFATKWYLVKGAVTIGQWGLLVALLASTLLNAGYFGPIVYRAFFKAPAEGANIEQYNEAPLCMVIPLFTTALISVWLGLYPQTFLNFINVFGKF from the coding sequence ATGACAGTTAGCACTGAATTCATCACCAGCGCGCGAATCCTGATCCCCCTCGGCATCACTCTCGTGGCTCCGTTCTTCATCTGGTTCTTCCGGGAGAACATCAATCGCCGTGAGGCCGTATCCATCTGGGCCGGAATCCTGACCTTTCTTTCGGTTGCCTCAATGGTCCCCGATGTGCTGGAAGGCAGGATTGTAGAATACACCCTGTTCACACTCTTTCCGGGAGTGAATGTTTCATTTGCTGCGGACGGGCTGGCTTTTATCTTCGCCCTCATCGCATCGTTTCTCTGGGTATTCGCCACCAGCTACAATATCGGCTACATGCGCACACTTAATGAGCATGCCCAGACCAGATATTACTTCTGTTTTGCGGTGGCCATTTTCGGTGCGGTGGGTGTGGCCTTTTCAGCGAATATTTTCACCCTTTATCTTTTTTATGAAATCATTTCCGTGTTCACCTACCCGCTGGTTGCCCACCATCAGGATGATGTGTCTTTCAACGGAGCGCGGAAATACATGGTTTACCTGATGGGTACCTCCAAGCTGTTCCTGCTCCCGGCCATGGTCATGACCTATGTGCTTTGCGGAACCCTGGATTTCCATCTCGGCGATGTGGCGCAGGGAATCTTCCCGGCAGACGCCGACCCGGTTCTGGTAACCATCACCTATATTCTTTATATCGCAGGTCTGGCAAAAGCCGCACTCATGCCCTTTCACAATTGGCTGCCTTCGGCAATGGTCGCGCCTACTCCGGTATCCGCATTGCTGCATGCGGTGGCGGTTGTTAAGGCCGGGGTTTTCTCGGTATCCCGCGTGATCCTCTCCGGTTTCGGGGTGGATCTCATGGACAAATTGGGGCTGGGGCTGCCCACGGCTTACCTTGCAGCATTTACCATCGTTACCGCCTCGCTTATCGCCCTGACCAAGGACGATATCAAGGCCCGTCTTGCTTATTCCACGGTCAGCCAGCTTTCCTACATCATCATCGGTGTGGCCATGCTGACCCCGGAAGCAGTGCAGGGCGGCTTGATGCACATCGCCCACCACGCTTTCTCCAAGATCACTTTGTTCTTCGGTGCCGGTGCCATTTATGTGGCAACCCACCTTAAGAAGATCAGCCTCATGGATGGGCTGGGCAGGCGCATGCCCTGGACCTTCGGGGCCTTTGCCATTGCTTCGCTGTCCATGATCGGGGTGCCTCCGGTCTGCGGATTCGCCACCAAGTGGTATCTGGTCAAAGGCGCGGTTACCATCGGGCAGTGGGGATTGCTGGTGGCTCTGCTGGCAAGTACTTTGCTCAATGCCGGATACTTCGGTCCCATTGTCTACCGGGCATTCTTTAAAGCCCCGGCAGAGGGTGCCAATATCGAGCAATACAACGAGGCTCCGCTGTGCATGGTCATTCCACTGTTTACCACGGCTCTCATTTCGGTCTGGCTGGGACTTTATCCCCAGACCTTCCTGAACTTCATTAACGTGTTCGGTAAATTCTAA
- a CDS encoding NADH-quinone oxidoreductase subunit N yields the protein MNPYPFMPELSMFLIIALLFVQAVGSEKMRHKVGVWLPVASLLPIAVSLFSLGQEGLFFHGAYQVDPLSQFFKVAIAIGFSVTVFNATRQPTLVNEKRSDYFLFLAISGWGLMMLASSVELITMYLALELSSYALYAIIALRAKDRGAAEAAIKYIMFGAVSTAVALYGFSYILAGMHTTYLADLVQKTWTFSAAPMAVTGMALFLLGMFYKLALFPFHFWCPDVYEGASNETAAFVATLPKLGAVVILIRLAAMFKPGYDITTVIAVLGALSMTFGNLAALVQRDVKRILGYSSVAHAGYIMIGLISGTVQGLAAAAFYALAYVAMNLTCFWVVSRVSVDGRNLQLDDLNGLHKRAPALAFALAVGSFALVGLPPMAGFMGKLFLFSSGWNHGYNWLIIIAGINTAISIYYYLGMVRHAYTKDAVEGVPLPDTSAFSFTGAVLLSMLVLGLGMMPAGVFDFALKVGSVVP from the coding sequence GTGAATCCATATCCTTTCATGCCGGAACTTTCCATGTTCCTGATCATTGCCCTGTTGTTCGTGCAGGCTGTGGGCAGCGAGAAGATGCGTCATAAGGTCGGAGTCTGGCTGCCCGTTGCGTCCCTGCTGCCTATTGCGGTTTCGCTGTTTTCGCTGGGGCAGGAAGGGCTGTTCTTTCACGGGGCCTATCAGGTCGATCCGCTTTCGCAGTTTTTCAAGGTCGCCATTGCTATCGGTTTCAGCGTGACCGTGTTCAACGCCACCCGCCAGCCTACGCTGGTGAACGAGAAGAGGTCGGATTATTTCCTCTTCCTTGCCATCAGCGGCTGGGGACTCATGATGCTCGCTTCATCTGTTGAACTGATCACCATGTACCTCGCGCTGGAGCTTTCCTCCTACGCACTTTACGCCATTATTGCCCTGCGGGCCAAGGATCGCGGAGCGGCGGAAGCGGCTATCAAGTATATCATGTTCGGCGCGGTTTCCACGGCTGTGGCCCTGTACGGCTTTTCCTACATCCTCGCCGGAATGCACACCACCTACCTCGCGGACCTGGTCCAGAAAACATGGACTTTCAGTGCCGCGCCCATGGCGGTAACCGGAATGGCCTTGTTCCTGCTGGGGATGTTCTACAAGCTGGCCCTGTTTCCGTTCCACTTCTGGTGCCCGGATGTTTACGAGGGCGCGAGCAATGAAACCGCCGCATTCGTGGCGACCCTGCCCAAGCTCGGCGCGGTGGTCATTCTGATCCGTCTGGCTGCCATGTTCAAGCCCGGCTACGACATCACCACCGTGATTGCCGTGCTTGGTGCTTTGTCCATGACTTTCGGTAACCTTGCCGCTCTGGTTCAGCGGGACGTGAAGCGTATTCTCGGCTATTCCTCCGTTGCCCATGCCGGGTACATCATGATCGGTCTGATCTCGGGAACAGTGCAGGGCTTGGCGGCCGCTGCATTTTACGCACTGGCCTACGTGGCCATGAACCTGACCTGTTTCTGGGTGGTCAGCCGCGTCTCTGTGGATGGTCGTAATCTGCAGCTGGATGACCTTAACGGTCTGCACAAGCGCGCCCCGGCCCTTGCTTTCGCGTTGGCTGTGGGATCATTCGCGCTGGTGGGCTTGCCGCCCATGGCCGGGTTTATGGGTAAGCTCTTCCTTTTTTCATCCGGCTGGAACCACGGCTACAACTGGCTGATCATCATCGCCGGGATCAATACCGCTATTTCCATCTACTACTATCTGGGAATGGTCCGCCATGCCTACACCAAGGACGCAGTTGAAGGGGTTCCGCTGCCGGATACTTCCGCATTCAGCTTTACCGGAGCCGTGCTGCTCTCCATGCTGGTTCTGGGCCTGGGCATGATGCCTGCGGGCGTGTTTGATTTCGCTTTGAAGGTGGGGAGTGTTGTGCCGTAG
- the nuoK gene encoding NADH-quinone oxidoreductase subunit NuoK, with the protein MSPLLMYQLVALLLLAIGLYGIVWRKSLVGMLISVELMLNGAGLSIVSASQLTEAGSAVGQIAALFVMGLAAAEATLVLAIIIVVAKRFKSVETDAITRLKG; encoded by the coding sequence ATGAGTCCTCTTTTAATGTATCAACTGGTGGCACTCCTGCTGCTGGCTATCGGGCTGTACGGCATTGTCTGGCGCAAGTCGCTGGTGGGCATGCTTATTTCAGTGGAGCTGATGCTCAACGGGGCGGGGCTGTCCATTGTTTCCGCTTCCCAGCTTACCGAAGCCGGAAGCGCGGTGGGGCAGATCGCCGCACTCTTTGTCATGGGGTTGGCCGCTGCTGAAGCGACCCTTGTGCTGGCAATAATCATTGTGGTGGCAAAACGGTTCAAGTCCGTTGAAACCGACGCAATAACAAGGCTGAAAGGGTAA
- a CDS encoding ATP-binding protein: MSIKKYLIIAFGSILAVSIFMGGITIYTATSLQMENKRVIYAQQQLRLLKRVKATTNRMLKEVSDYILLQHISEFNEFHEARKSLEKSLHTLQKTINEEISYIERIGSDEYEEEAQENRVFNKIKNQLTELIQIAELALSHAHNGDVKESIRLIEEKVEPIYDDQLRESIDKQIDDEQEEIDDVYASLTETFTMFQIQGITTLGLLLANILFATGLAYRSIYRPITGLLNAMDNIGRGDYSVKFEEGDGEIGQLTRSLKRMTRDLTDTQSQLIQSSKLASIGQLSAGLAHEINRPLSEINTYVQTMRREISILDESYGLKESTEVIENKAQQITHVVNHLKQFSLQTDSAKRQLKVNQVVGSSFTLLKQQLDSHKIKLQTDYHEQLPAIKGNENELEQVFLNIISNARDAICARYDLSEGIIEVSTDFNHAANNIEICFRDNGSGISHEDLPFVFDPFFSTKSKETHSGLGLSVAYGIIQQHGGTIVVKESSRDGSVIEVRIPAAGQEGA; encoded by the coding sequence ATGAGTATAAAAAAATATTTAATTATTGCTTTTGGATCCATTCTCGCAGTCAGCATTTTTATGGGCGGAATAACCATCTACACCGCGACTTCACTGCAAATGGAGAACAAACGCGTAATCTATGCCCAACAACAACTGCGCTTGTTAAAAAGGGTCAAAGCAACCACCAACCGGATGCTTAAAGAAGTATCCGATTACATTTTGTTGCAACACATAAGTGAATTTAACGAATTCCATGAAGCCCGTAAATCACTTGAAAAATCATTACACACACTTCAAAAGACAATTAATGAAGAGATCAGTTACATAGAAAGGATAGGCAGTGACGAATACGAAGAAGAAGCACAAGAGAATCGGGTTTTCAATAAAATCAAGAACCAGCTCACTGAACTTATACAAATAGCAGAACTGGCTCTTTCCCATGCCCACAACGGTGACGTAAAAGAATCAATCAGGCTGATCGAAGAAAAAGTAGAACCTATTTACGATGACCAATTACGTGAATCAATCGACAAACAGATTGATGATGAACAGGAAGAGATCGACGATGTATACGCATCATTAACCGAAACTTTCACCATGTTCCAGATACAGGGCATAACAACACTGGGCCTGTTACTGGCAAACATCCTATTTGCTACCGGTCTTGCATACCGCTCCATCTACCGGCCCATAACCGGCCTGCTGAACGCGATGGATAATATCGGTCGTGGAGATTACTCAGTAAAATTTGAAGAAGGCGACGGGGAAATAGGACAGCTGACACGAAGCCTGAAAAGAATGACCCGAGATCTGACAGACACTCAATCGCAACTGATTCAATCATCCAAGCTGGCATCCATAGGGCAGCTGTCCGCCGGGCTTGCTCACGAAATCAACCGCCCTCTCTCAGAAATCAACACATATGTTCAAACCATGCGCAGGGAAATTTCCATTCTGGACGAAAGTTACGGACTGAAAGAATCTACAGAAGTAATAGAAAATAAAGCACAACAGATCACCCATGTTGTAAACCACCTCAAACAATTTTCCCTGCAAACGGATTCAGCCAAACGCCAGCTGAAGGTGAATCAAGTGGTCGGGTCATCCTTTACGCTGCTAAAACAACAGCTGGATTCCCATAAAATAAAACTGCAAACCGACTATCACGAGCAGTTGCCCGCAATAAAAGGCAATGAGAATGAGCTTGAGCAGGTATTTTTAAACATCATAAGCAACGCCCGTGATGCGATCTGCGCAAGATACGACCTTTCGGAAGGGATCATTGAAGTCAGCACCGACTTCAACCATGCAGCAAACAACATCGAAATCTGTTTCCGGGATAACGGCTCCGGAATCAGCCATGAAGACCTGCCGTTTGTCTTCGACCCTTTTTTCAGCACCAAAAGTAAAGAAACCCATTCCGGGCTGGGGCTTTCCGTTGCTTACGGCATTATCCAGCAGCATGGCGGCACTATCGTTGTTAAAGAAAGCTCGCGGGACGGGTCGGTTATTGAAGTCAGGATTCCGGCGGCTGGGCAAGAAGGGGCATAA
- a CDS encoding 4Fe-4S binding protein, whose amino-acid sequence MSVFKKFWDDVSSLWSLIVGLKVTGKNFADKNVTLHYPRETVTSGQLEGFRGPLELIGKPKDPAKPKCIACMMCVTACPSKCITVVKAKAPKPTEAELQAMKEAEERGEKVKKPKAPKEPAKFLYDFSLCSLCGSCVENCPAKALRYSSNVYLTVTDRKELKMDLLARLGAQAEAAAVETVVENPKNVEAEPVEKEAGTES is encoded by the coding sequence ATGAGTGTATTTAAAAAATTCTGGGACGATGTCTCTTCGCTCTGGTCCCTTATCGTGGGGCTTAAAGTCACGGGCAAAAACTTTGCCGATAAAAACGTGACCCTGCATTACCCGCGTGAGACTGTTACCTCCGGGCAGCTTGAGGGGTTCCGGGGACCGCTGGAACTGATAGGGAAGCCGAAAGATCCGGCAAAACCAAAGTGCATCGCCTGCATGATGTGCGTTACCGCCTGCCCGAGCAAATGTATCACCGTGGTCAAGGCCAAGGCTCCCAAGCCTACTGAGGCTGAGCTTCAGGCCATGAAAGAAGCGGAAGAACGCGGCGAAAAGGTCAAGAAGCCCAAAGCTCCCAAAGAACCTGCGAAATTCCTGTATGACTTTTCGCTCTGTTCGCTTTGCGGCTCATGCGTGGAAAACTGCCCGGCCAAGGCATTGCGTTACTCCTCCAATGTCTACCTGACCGTCACTGACCGCAAGGAACTTAAGATGGACCTGCTGGCCCGGCTCGGCGCACAGGCTGAAGCTGCAGCCGTAGAGACAGTTGTGGAAAATCCCAAGAATGTTGAAGCTGAACCTGTTGAAAAAGAAGCGGGGACTGAATCATGA